TATCTGTTAGCTAAATTGATCATCACTGAATTCTTGAGTTAAGTGAATAAAATGCACAATAACGCTTTTTAgtactataaatattaatttccaATAGCCAAAACTACTGGTCATATTATAACAATTAAAAACGTATAAAGAATAACAAAACTTGGTTGTATGCAAATATATAGGTGTGAAAAAGTTATTATTACTTTGGGCTCAAGTTCTCTAAACAAGTAACAGAAATCTAATAGGCTAAAGCTCGCAAGTACTTAAAGACTGGTATGCCCATTTGTAACCGAATCTCACCTTCCAACAGTGGGGGCTCATCATCGAATTCGTTGCCGGCTCCTCCGTCAGCAGCTGACTTTCCGCTCTTGTCCTGTCCGTAGCTCGTGTCGGTGTACGCCGTGGGATCGTAGAAGCCGCCCAGTCCTTGGCTCGGCGGCTGGGCATACGACGCATCATAGTTAGGCGGCACTGAAGCCTGTGTGTTGTCGAAGGTTTGGAAATTGCTGCAAGCAAGTGGAGCAACAATTGTGAATGCTGTGAAATGGAATTCCGGGTAACAACTCACAGTTCCTGGCCAAATTCTGGCATATCGAAGTTGTAGCTGGCATCGGCCGAGGGCGCGGAGCCGTAAAAGTCGTTGGGTCCGCCGAACTGAGACATgattacatttaatttaagcgtaattcatatatttacaaaatgatatttaatttAACAACACGTCAACTAGAGATGAACAATAGCTAAATTTAACCGATTAATTTCGACGTTACATATCGCTTAAAGTAGTCTACGGATGATATCGGTGCTATCGGAAATCGATATTTTCTCGCCCAtcgatttgttttaaattcaaaaaattacgccactttataaataataaaaacccGATAATTTTGTAACAttcataatacattttatttccaTAGCTCCATTTGCAACACACACAAGTTACTGAAATAGCTATCCTTTGGTAGTAGAGGTACATGCTTTTGGGGCTACGTTGTTATTGCGTTCTTTAAAGGTCTATAATATGTAGgaatataatattttgtaatttcgTAAAGATTCAAACGCCCTTTAGACTTGTCGTTTAGTTGGTTTAGTTTCACACAATAGGGTAACGAACACAATCGATAACTATATGAAAATTTACTAACAATACATAGCTgtgaattatatttatatatcaacATAGATAATTATACATATGTTTCGTAATATGTATGGTATTTATGTATATGGCTGGTTTAACTGCGTTCCATTTGCGCTACCGACTAATTATTGTTCGTCTTTCCTTTCGTTTTGCGTATCTTCTTCTGGTGATTCGACTCTGACCTGACTAGACCTGAAGCGGGCCAAACTGTTTGTTAAACTTATAAGTAAACTTGGATTCAAATATCTTATTATGCATTATGTAAATATGACTAGATTGAATGGGGAATTCGAATAATAACCTAGCTTTGGTTTCTTATTTCGTTTGGTTTGCTTCTTTATCCATTCCTCTCGCTAGGAAAGCCCGCAGTTGGTTTCTGGCCGTTTCCGCTTAGTCCTCCAGATTTCGGAAGGCCTGCTGCAGATCCTCGTACAGCTGGTCGTAGTCCGCCTTGATCTTTTGCTCGCCATCTTTCACAGGGTCCTTGAAATGTGCactattaatataaatatgcatCGGCATAGATAAACCCACTCACCTTGAATTTCATCGACGACAGCTGGTACATAATTCCGCCCATCGATTCCCTGATAGTGTTCCATGTGATCTTGTTGTCCGACTGGGCTGTGGACTCAACGGCATGCCGGGCGGTCTCATAGAAGGCCATGATGTTTCTCAGCATGCCCACCGTCTTGTAGAAGGGACAAACGCGATCGTATGGTGAGTAGGAGTTCTGTTGCAGAAAGTCGTCCTTCAGCAGCTTGGCCACTTCCAGGGTCACCTTGTCGGTCTCGGCCAGCGATGCCTTGCCCACCAGCTGCACGATCTCGGACagatcctcctcctcctgcagGATCTCCTTTACCTTGGTACGCAGTGGCACGAACTCGGGGTAGTTCTTGTCGTAGTATTCATCCAGAGCACGCATGTACTTCGAGTAGGAGATGAGCCAGTTGATCGAGGGGAAGTGCTTGCGCTGGGCCAGCTTCTTGTCGAGACCCCAGAACACCTGCACGATACCCAGAGTTGCGGAGGTCACGGGATCGGAGAAGTCACCACCGGGGGGAGACACAGCTCCGACAATGGACACGGATCCCTCGCGTTCCGGGTTACCCAAGCACTTGACGCGCCCAGCACGTTCGTAGAATGTGGCCAGACGAGCACCCAGATATGCAGGGTAGCCGGAATCGGCAGGCATCTCAGCCAGACGACCCGAAATCTCACGAAGTGCCTCGGCCCAACGGGAGGTGGAATCAGCCATCATGGCTACGTTGTAGCCCATATCACGGAAGTATTCAGACAGAGTGATACCAGTGTAGATGGAGGCCTCACGAGCAGCCACAGGCATGTTGGAGGTGTTGGCCACCAGAGCAGTTCGCTTCATAATGGACTCGGTGACGCCATCGATCTCGCAGGTCAGTTCGGGGAAGTCACGCAGTACCTCAGACATCTCGTTACCACGTTCGCCACAACCGACGTAGATGATCACATCGGAGTTGGAGTACTTGGACAGGGCCTGCGGATGGTTGAAGTACAGATGGGAAGGAATTGCCATTTAATAAGATGTACGATGTGGATTAAACGAATAATTTGCAACTTGCCTGCGAAATGACGGTCTTGCCGCAGCCAAAGGCACCGGGGATGGCAGTGGTGCCGCCCTGGACGCAGGGGAAGAGCGAGTCAAGGACGCGTTGGCCCGTGAAGAGCGGATGGTTGGCTGGCAGCTTCTCTGTGACGGGACGTGGCTGACGCACCGGCCACACCTGCAACATGGTGTGCTTGGTGATCTCGCCATCGAACTCCGTCTCCAGGACAATGTCCTCCAGGTTATAGTTGCCCGCGGGGGCAATGTATCGAACGGTTCCCTTAGCCCTGGGTGCCACAATCATGCGCTGCTTCACCAGCGTGTTCTCGTGTACCACTCCATAAAGATCTCCTCCTGTGATGTGGGATCCCACACGCACATTCAGCGGATTAAATTCCCACATCTCTGAGCGCGACAAAGCAGTTGTGTTGACACCTTTGGGTATATAGATGGAGTTGGTCATCACACCAATGTCCCTCAAAGGTCGTTGGATGCCGTCGAAGATGCTGCCCATGATGCCGGGTCCAAGTTCCACGGAGAGTGGCTTGCCGGTACGCAGCACCGGATCGCCCACGGTGACGCCCGAAGTCTCTTCGTACACCTGAATGGTGGCCATGTCGCCCTCCAGACGGATGATCTCGCCCACCAGCTCGTAGTAGCCCACGCGGACCAGCTCGTACATAGCGGATCCAGACATGGCCTCCGCCGTGACCACTAAAAGGGTTTAAAGTAGTTGAAGGAAAATAATCATGAAAAAAATGATTGGCAGGAGTGGATGGAGCAGGATAAGAAGCAAATTGAGGGAGGTTATTCGGAACaggaggaagaagaagaaagtAGACAGAAGGATGAAAAGGAGAGGCAAGATAATAAGGAAGATGTGGAGGAGTACAGTTAAGAACATCAGAAAGAAAATAGGAAATTTAAGGATTAGAGATCTTGGGGGTCAGCTCATGAAGGACGCTGGTGACGTCGCTTACCTGGTCCGGATACCGCGTAGACACGGCCATACTCCGACTCGCGCTCCTCGTCTTTGAATTTCCTCAAGTTGGACATGGTCGCGGTTgctgctcttcttcttcttctgtcGGTAACGGTCAAATCGTTCGTTGGCTGTGGAAAAAAGTAACCGTTTTTcttataaacaaaaacacgCATTTTCCATGCCCCCGAACGAGAGAGCGTTTTCCGCGAGGAAAATCATAGGTGGCGCTCatgtgcagcagcagccccCAGTGAAAAGCTTCACACCCCCGCAGCACAGAATCGATTTTCCAATACAATTTTCACACATGCCA
This genomic stretch from Drosophila mauritiana strain mau12 chromosome 2L, ASM438214v1, whole genome shotgun sequence harbors:
- the LOC117148916 gene encoding V-type proton ATPase catalytic subunit A; the protein is MSNLRKFKDEERESEYGRVYAVSGPVVTAEAMSGSAMYELVRVGYYELVGEIIRLEGDMATIQVYEETSGVTVGDPVLRTGKPLSVELGPGIMGSIFDGIQRPLRDIGVMTNSIYIPKGVNTTALSRSEMWEFNPLNVRVGSHITGGDLYGVVHENTLVKQRMIVAPRAKGTVRYIAPAGNYNLEDIVLETEFDGEITKHTMLQVWPVRQPRPVTEKLPANHPLFTGQRVLDSLFPCVQGGTTAIPGAFGCGKTVISQALSKYSNSDVIIYVGCGERGNEMSEVLRDFPELTCEIDGVTESIMKRTALVANTSNMPVAAREASIYTGITLSEYFRDMGYNVAMMADSTSRWAEALREISGRLAEMPADSGYPAYLGARLATFYERAGRVKCLGNPEREGSVSIVGAVSPPGGDFSDPVTSATLGIVQVFWGLDKKLAQRKHFPSINWLISYSKYMRALDEYYDKNYPEFVPLRTKVKEILQEEEDLSEIVQLVGKASLAETDKVTLEVAKLLKDDFLQQNSYSPYDRVCPFYKTVGMLRNIMAFYETARHAVESTAQSDNKITWNTIRESMGGIMYQLSSMKFKDPVKDGEQKIKADYDQLYEDLQQAFRNLED